In Malus sylvestris chromosome 16, drMalSylv7.2, whole genome shotgun sequence, the following are encoded in one genomic region:
- the LOC126606562 gene encoding ADP-ribosylation factor 1 → MGILFTKMFSSLFGNKEARILVLGLDNAGKTTILYRLQMGEVVSTIPTIGFNVETVQYNNIKFQVWDLGGQTSIRPYWRCYFPNTQAIIYVVDSSDTDRLVIAKDEFHAILEEEELKGAVVLIFANKQDLPGALDDAAITEALEFHKIKNRQWAIFKTSAIKGEGLFEGLDWLSNTLKSGGG, encoded by the exons ATGGGCATTTTGTTCACTAAAATGTTCTCTTCCCTATTTGGGAACAAGGAAGCTCGGATCCTCGTCCTCGGATTGGACAATGCTGGCAAAACCACCATTCTCT ATCGTCTCCAGATGGGGGAAGTTGTCTCCACGATTCCAA CCATTGGATTTAATGTTGAGACAGTGCAGTATAACAACATCAAGTTCCAAGTTTGGGATCTCG GTGGACAGACAAGTATCAG ACCGTATTGGAGATGCTATTTTCCAAATACTCAGGCCATAATCTATGTTGTTGATTCTAGTGACACCGATAGGCTGGTAATCGCTAAGGATGAGTTTCATGCAATACTTGAG GAGGAAGAGTTGAAAGGTGCAGTTGTTCTCATTTTTGCCAATAAGCAG GATCTTCCTGGTGCTCTTGATGATGCTGCAATAACTGAGGCTTTGGAGTTTCACAAGATAAAAAATCGCCAGTGGGCTATTTTTAAAACTTCTGCCATAAAAGGGGAAGGTCTATTTGAGGGCTTAGACTG